The following proteins are encoded in a genomic region of Fusarium oxysporum f. sp. lycopersici 4287 chromosome 1, whole genome shotgun sequence:
- a CDS encoding sialidase-1, with protein sequence MKVVYALTLCLGIADAVVLPVFSAPKGGYALPRPDSDDTTDSSKTAAGSKTNLDSMLPVFGKAKPKTGFPASALSRRVARIEQTYGSDDESTDDSDDTPTDPSDATPSSPPDDTPSGSSDDIDEVVYAEPFMQPTYVRFGPAPVDKPEVAPKAKSNSKDTASVAKHGGDDDSSSGGHKQKGKDKNKGKDDATKSRKKPEDSPKTSSSSATDSVSVTATSTAAPTSPPTGDDKGKGKGKGKGKGKDGGGRHNGDDDATKSRTKVEDSTKTRSSAPTKASSDDSGKVKGKGKGGGKGRHDGGDDATKSRAKAEDSKTNSKKSSKKGSKDDSKSKPSKKSFITHQSGKTFDADSTKGGGKNGPGYNPSFDVPKLNKGYIQAIPPKASTINNKFSSRVKPRPQLNTEKVRPLSSSSSSSLLKRDESKNILSLRAAAPFNSAAIDRKKWSVTCDSVHEGDDCKNAIDGNGDTMWHTQWEGSEPAPPHSITVDMKKSYNVNGISMLPRQDGSQNGYIAQHQIFLSKDGKTWGSPVAYGNWYSDWTVKYANFDTQPARFVKLVALTEANGNPWTSIAELNVFQANDYVPPQASQGAWGPTINFPIIPVAGTVDPNTGKVLVWSSWARDTMSGGPGGLTLTSTWDPATGQVAERQVTETNHDMFCPGISLDGNGQLVVAGGNNAERTSLFDPVQQAWVSGPNMQVARGYQSSATTSTGKVFTIGGSWSGGESFKNGEVYDPKKKTWTLLNKADVQKMLTNDAQGLFRSDNHAWLFGWKSGTVFQAGPSKNMNWYYTEKKNGDVKTAGQRASDRGVAPDAMCGNAIMFDAVKGKILTHGGTPNYQDSDATTDAHIITVGNPGANVSVAYASEGLFFPRVFHSSVVLPNGNVFITGGQQYAVPFEDSTPQLQPEMYYPDRDGFELMKPNNIVRTYHSIALLLPDGRVFNGGGGLCGGCDTNHFDAQLYTPPYLYDSKGKLATRPKITSVSVSTIKVGGTVTVQTGGAIVQASLVRYGTATHTVNSDQRRIPLTLANAGKNSYSFQVPSDPGVALPGYWMLFVMDKNGVPSVASTIKVTGS encoded by the coding sequence ATGAAGGTTGTTTACGCCTTGACGTTATGCCTGGGCATCGCTGATGCTGTGGTTCTCCCCGTCTTCTCAGCTCCCAAGGGTGGCTATGCACTTCCTCGACCTGATTCAGATGACACAACCGATTCTTCAAAGACTGCGGCAGGATCAAAGACAAATTTGGATTCTATGCTTCCTGTATTTGGAAAGGCAAAACCAAAGACTGGGTTtcctgcttctgctttgtcGCGAAGAGTTGCCCGAATTGAGCAGACATATGGCTCTGATGACGAGTCTACAGACGACTCTGATGATACGCCCACGGATCCATCTGATGCTACTCCATCAAGTCCGCCTGATGACACGCCATCAGGCTCTTCAGATGATATTGACGAGGTGGTGTATGCCGAGCCATTCATGCAACCCACTTATGTCCGCTTTGGTCCAGCTCCTGTCGACAAGCCAGAAGTTGCTCCCAAGGCCAAGTCGAATTCAAAAGATACTGCGAGTGTAGCCAAGCATGGAGGGGACGATGACTCCAGCTCTGGCGGCCACAAGCAGAAAGGCAAGGATAAGAACAAGGGCAAAGATGACGCTACAAAGTCTCGcaagaagcctgaggatTCACCAAAAACATCTTCCAGCAGTGCAACGGATTCAGTGTCTGTTACTGCCACAAGCACAGCAGCCCCCACAAGCCCGCCAACAGGCGAtgacaagggcaaaggcaAGGGAAAAGGAAAGGGGAAGGGCAAAGATGGCGGTGGCAGGCATAACGGAGATGACGATGCTACCAAGTCTCGCACCAAGGTTGAAGATTCTACCAAGACTCGATCTTCTGCTCCTACCAAGGCCTCTTCTGATGATTCAGGAAAGGTTAAGGGGAAGGGTAAAGGAGGTGGCAAGGGTAGACacgatggtggtgatgatgctaCAAAGTCACGAGCCAAAGCAGAGGACTCTAAGACCAACTCCAAGAAGAGTTCCAAGAAGGGATCAAAAGACGACTCAAAGTCCAAGCCCTCAAAGAAATCCTTCATCACACATCAATCCGGCAAAACCTTCGATGCCGACAGCACCAAAGGCGGCGGCAAAAACGGCCCCGGCTACAACCCCTCCTTCGACGTCCCCAAGCTCAACAAAGGCTACATCCAAGCCATCCCCCCCAAAGCCAgcaccatcaacaacaaattCAGCTCGCGTGTGAAGCCCCGCCCCCAACTCAACACAGAAAAGGTCCGTCCcctttcctcctcctcctcctcctccctcCTCAAGAGGGATGaaagtaaaaatatactGAGTCTCCGTGCAGCCGCGCCCTTCAACAGCGCCGCGATCGACCGCAAGAAGTGGTCAGTGACGTGTGATAGCGTGCACGAGGGGGATGACTGCAAGAATGCTATCGACGGGAACGGTGATACTATGTGGCATACCCAGTGGGAGGGCAGTGAGCCTGCGCCGCCGCATAGTATCACTGTTGATATGAAGAAGAGCTATAACGTCAATGGGATTTCTATGCTGCCCAGACAGGATGGCTCGCAGAATGGGTATATTGCGCAGCATCAAATATTCCTGAGCAAGGATGGGAAGACTTGGGGTTCACCTGTGGCGTATGGGAATTGGTACAGTGACTGGACTGTCAAGTATGCCAATTTCGATACGCAGCCTGCACGATTTGTCAAGCTCGTTGCTCTCACTGAGGCGAATGGCAATCCCTGGACAAGCATTGCAGAGCTCAATGTCTTCCAAGCGAACGACTACGTTCCTCCCCAAGCATCTCAAGGCGCTTGGGGTCCTACCATTAACTTCCCCATCATCCCCGTCGCTGGAACCGTTGATCCCAACACCGGCAAAGTCCTCGTCTGGTCATCCTGGGCTAGAGACACCATGTCTGGTGGTCCCGGTGGTCTAACGCTCACTTCAACATGGGACCCAGCAACTGGCCAAGTCGCAGAGCGTCAAGTCACAGAGACAAACCATGACATGTTCTGCCCGGGCATTTCCCTCGACGGAAACGGCCAACTCGTCGTTGCGGGCGGTAACAACGCTGAGCGCACAAGCCTCTTCGACCCCGTCCAACAAGCATGGGTATCCGGTCCCAACATGCAAGTCGCACGCGGGTATCAATCCTCCGCCACAACATCCACAGGCAAAGTCTTCACCATCGGAGGATCCTGGAGCGGCGGCGAGTCTTTCAAGAACGGCGAAGTATACGatccgaagaagaagacctggACACTGCTTAATAAAGCAGATGTTCAGAAGATGCTCACGAATGATGCGCAGGGCTTGTTCCGCTCTGATAACCACGCTTGGCTGTTTGGTTGGAAGAGCGGTACTGTGTTCCAGGCTGGGCCGAGTAAGAACATGAACTGGTATTacactgagaagaagaacggcgATGTCAAGACTGCGGGGCAGAGGGCCTCTGATCGTGGTGTTGCGCCTGATGCTATGTGCGGAAATGCCATCATGTTTGACGccgtcaagggcaagattcTGACTCATGGTGGAACTCCGAATTATCAAGACTCGGACGCTACTACTGATGCCCACATCATCACTGTCGGAAATCCTGGTGCGAATGTTTCTGTTGCTTACGCCAGTGAgggtcttttcttccctcgtGTGTTCCACAGCTCTGTTGTTCTTCCCAACGGCAACGTCTTCATCACGGGTGGTCAGCAATACGCTGTCCCGTTTGAAGACTCAACGCCTCAGTTGCAACCTGAGATGTACTATCCAGACAGAGATGGCTTTGAGCTCATGAAGCCCAATAACATCGTAAGGACATATCACAGCATCGCCCTCCTCCTTCCCGACGGGAGAGTCTTCAACGGCGGCGGTGGTCTCTGCGGTGGATGTGACACAAACCACTTCGACGCTCAACTCTACACTCCTCCCTACCTCTACGACTCAAAGGGCAAGTTAGCCACACGCCCCAAGATCACTTCCGTGTCTGTGTCCACCATCAAGGTTGGAGGAACAGTTACTGTTCAAACGGGCGGAGCTATCGTGCAAGCTTCCCTAGTACGGTACGGAACGGCTACGCACACTGTTAACAGTGACCAACGACGTATTCCGTTGACGTTGGCTAACGCAGGAAAGAATTCGTATTCGTTCCAGGTGCCTAGTGATCCTGGCGTTGCGCTGCCGGGATACTGGATGTTGTTTGTCATGGATAAGAATGGAGTGCCGAGTGTGGCTTCTACGATCAAGGTCACTGGTTCATAG